Proteins from a genomic interval of Kitasatospora herbaricolor:
- a CDS encoding carbohydrate ABC transporter permease, with amino-acid sequence MSTSASTPAAPGAPATAGRQRRAELSEGARQERRLGLLLCAPAVIVMVAVTAYPIAYAIYLSLQRYDLRFPGQARWVGFSNYWAVLTSPFWWQALWVTVLITVVSVAVELVLGMALALVMHRAIFGRGTVRTAVLIPYGIVTVVAAYSWQYAWTPGTGYLAALLPAGSAPLTDQWQAIGLIILAEVWKTTPFMALLLLAGLALVPGETVRAAMVDGATFWQRLRLVILPLMKPAILVALLFRTLDAFRIFDNIYVLTGGSNDTGSVSILGYDNLFTALNLGIGSAISVLIFLCVAAIAFVFIKIFGAAAPGGEPERR; translated from the coding sequence GTGAGCACCTCCGCCTCCACCCCCGCCGCACCAGGCGCGCCCGCCACGGCCGGCCGGCAGCGCCGGGCCGAGCTGTCCGAGGGCGCCCGGCAGGAACGCCGACTGGGCCTGCTGCTCTGCGCGCCCGCCGTGATCGTGATGGTCGCGGTCACCGCCTATCCGATCGCCTACGCGATCTATCTCTCACTGCAGCGCTACGACCTGCGGTTCCCGGGCCAGGCCCGCTGGGTGGGGTTCAGCAACTACTGGGCCGTGCTGACCTCGCCCTTCTGGTGGCAGGCGCTCTGGGTGACGGTGCTCATCACGGTGGTGTCGGTCGCCGTCGAACTGGTCCTCGGCATGGCGCTGGCGCTGGTGATGCACCGTGCCATCTTCGGCCGGGGCACCGTCCGCACGGCCGTCCTGATCCCGTACGGCATCGTCACCGTCGTCGCGGCGTACTCCTGGCAGTACGCCTGGACACCCGGCACCGGCTACCTGGCCGCACTGCTGCCCGCGGGCAGCGCACCGCTCACCGACCAGTGGCAGGCCATCGGCCTGATCATCCTGGCCGAGGTCTGGAAGACCACTCCGTTCATGGCACTGCTGCTCCTCGCGGGCCTCGCGCTCGTCCCGGGAGAGACGGTGCGCGCGGCCATGGTCGACGGCGCCACCTTCTGGCAGCGGCTGCGGCTGGTGATCCTGCCGCTGATGAAACCCGCGATCCTGGTCGCGCTGCTGTTCCGCACCCTCGACGCGTTCCGGATCTTCGACAACATCTACGTCCTGACCGGCGGTTCCAACGACACGGGCTCGGTGTCCATCCTCGGCTACGACAACCTCTTCACCGCCCTCAACCTGGGCATCGGGTCGGCGATCTCGGTGCTGATCTTCCTGTGCGTGGCGGCCATCGCCTTCGTCTTCATCAAGATCTTCGGCGCGGCTGCGCCGGGCGGCGAACCGGAGCGGCGATGA
- a CDS encoding ABC transporter substrate-binding protein, producing MPRGLNLRSRWLTAVAALPVLASLLVGCGSSGGSGPVALNWYNFPDDSGALQQAADRCGQASGGRYVIHYNKLPRTADGQRQQLVRRLAAHDAGVDIIGLDVTWPAEFAEAGWIREWTGPVKEQATADTLAAAVQTATWKDKLYGAPYNSNTQLLWYRDDLVPTPPKSWAEMLVQADALAKAGKPHYVEIQGAQYEGLTVWFNTLVTSAGGTILTPDAQAPSLGAPAVLAAGIMRDTARSAAADPSLSNQMEDQNRLAMESGTAAFELNYPFVYPSMKANQPELFQHFKWAPYPGVTPDRPATVTIGGIDLAVGAYGKHPDLAFEATLCLRDRENQLANALKGGLPPSLRSLYQAAELTESYPFAADVLAALDTASIRPQTPAYQNVSIAISHTLSPPAAIKPESTVADLRGQIEDALGSKGLIP from the coding sequence ATGCCCAGGGGCCTGAATCTCCGCTCGCGGTGGCTGACCGCGGTGGCCGCGCTACCGGTACTCGCCTCCCTCCTCGTCGGCTGCGGGAGCAGCGGGGGCAGCGGCCCGGTGGCTCTGAACTGGTACAACTTCCCGGACGACTCGGGTGCCCTGCAGCAGGCCGCGGACCGCTGCGGCCAGGCCTCGGGCGGCCGGTACGTGATCCACTACAACAAGCTGCCGCGCACCGCGGACGGACAGCGCCAGCAGTTGGTCCGCCGACTGGCCGCGCACGACGCCGGGGTGGACATCATCGGGCTGGACGTCACCTGGCCGGCTGAGTTCGCCGAGGCCGGATGGATCCGCGAATGGACCGGACCGGTGAAGGAGCAGGCGACCGCCGACACCCTTGCGGCCGCGGTGCAGACCGCCACCTGGAAGGACAAGCTGTACGGCGCCCCCTACAACTCCAACACCCAACTGCTCTGGTACCGCGACGATCTGGTGCCCACGCCACCCAAGAGCTGGGCCGAGATGCTGGTCCAGGCCGACGCCTTGGCGAAGGCCGGGAAGCCGCACTACGTGGAGATCCAGGGAGCCCAGTACGAGGGTCTGACGGTCTGGTTCAACACCCTGGTCACCAGCGCCGGGGGCACCATCCTGACGCCGGACGCCCAAGCACCCTCGCTCGGCGCGCCGGCGGTCCTCGCCGCAGGGATCATGCGGGACACCGCCCGCTCCGCCGCGGCCGACCCGTCGCTGTCCAACCAGATGGAGGACCAGAACCGGCTCGCCATGGAGTCCGGCACGGCCGCCTTCGAACTGAACTACCCCTTCGTCTACCCGTCGATGAAGGCCAACCAGCCCGAGCTCTTCCAGCATTTCAAATGGGCGCCCTACCCCGGGGTCACGCCGGACCGGCCGGCCACGGTGACGATCGGCGGCATCGACCTGGCGGTCGGCGCCTACGGCAAGCACCCCGACCTCGCCTTCGAGGCCACCCTCTGCCTGCGGGACCGCGAGAACCAACTGGCAAACGCGCTCAAGGGCGGGCTACCGCCATCGCTGCGCAGCCTCTACCAGGCCGCCGAACTGACCGAGAGCTACCCCTTCGCCGCCGACGTGCTGGCCGCGCTCGACACCGCCAGCATCCGCCCGCAGACACCCGCCTACCAGAACGTGTCGATCGCCATCTCGCACACCCTCTCGCCGCCGGCCGCGATCAAGCCCGAGAGCACGGTCGCCGACCTCCGCGGGCAGATCGAGGACGCGCTCGGCTCCAAGGGGTTGATCCCGTGA